From a region of the Acipenser ruthenus unplaced genomic scaffold, fAciRut3.2 maternal haplotype, whole genome shotgun sequence genome:
- the LOC131729636 gene encoding beta-1,3-N-acetylglucosaminyltransferase manic fringe-like produces MLLGKVLLALSGATLACFLLLFVDLQRRTRLEIKGVTMNAGRPGAPSGSRLDPQPSSERPKPGSSVAQPPLDGAELRLPSIRTLNRNPGDVERDVTGKTSRFFTAVGAKPVIIRDPVPSLQLKDIFIAVKTTRKFHRARLSLLLDTWVSRTRDHTYIFTDEEDEELTSRGFHLIVTNCSSEHSHQALSCKMASEYEAFIASEKKWFCHVDDDNYVLPHSLLSLLAAFPLDGDVYVGKPSLNRPIEAAEPLPNNQTRSVFFWFATGGAGFCLSRRLAEKMEPWASGGRFSLTSDLIRLPDDCTVGYIVERRLGVPLLRSQLFHSHLENLQLIAPQNLRRQVTLSYGTFENKLNSIELKGVFTKQNDPSRFKTLHCLLYPDTRWCPQQYAL; encoded by the exons ATGTTACTGGGGAAGGTTTTACTCGCTCTCTCCGGAGCTACCCTCGCCTGTTTCCTCCTCCTTTTTGTGGATTTACAACGCCGGACTCGACTGGAAATTAAGGGGGTGACTATGAACGCGGGGCGCCCCGGAGCGCCGAGCGGGTCCAGATTGGATCCCCAGCCGAGTTCAGAGCGTCCCAAGCCGGGGAGCTCCGTGGCACAGCCGCCGCTGGACGGCGCCGAACTCCGGCTGCCCTCCATCAGAACTTTAAACCGTAACCCGGGCGACGTGGAGCGGGACGTCACCGGCAAAACGAGCCGGTTCTTCACTGCTGTGGGAGCGAAGCCGGTAATTATAAGAGACCCCGTCCCGTCGCTTCAGCTGAAAGACATTTTCATCGCCGTGAAAACGACGCGAAAGTTTCACAGAGCGCGGCTGTCGTTGCTGTTGGATACGTGGGTTTCAAGGACACGTGATCAC ACCTACATCTTTACTGATGAGGAGGATGAAGAATTGACCTCCAGAG GTTTTCATCTCATCGTCACAAACTGCTCCTCTGAGCACAGCCACCAAGCCCTGTCCTGCAAAATGGCTTCGGAGTACGAGGCGTTCATCGCGTCCGAGAAAAA gtggttCTGTCACGTGGATGATGATAACTATgtgctccctcactccctcctctctctcctcgctgCCTTCCCCCTGGATGGAGACGTCTACGTGGGCAAACCCAGCCTGAACCGACCCATCGAGGCAGCCGAGCCGCTGCCCAACAACCAGACA CGCTCGGTGTTCTTCTGGTTTGCCACCGGGGGCGCCGGATTCTGTTTGAGTCGCAGGCTGGCAGAGAAGATGGAACCATGGGCAAG TGGGGGTCGGTTCAGCCTCACCTCGGATCTCATTCGCTTGCCCGATGACTGCACAGTGGGGTACATCGTGGAGCGTCGTCTCGGGGTCCCCCTGCTGCGCAGCCAGCTCTTCCACTCCCACCTGGAGAACCTGCAGCTCATCGCGCCCCAGAACCTGAGGAGACAG GTCACGCTGAGTTACGGCACGTTCGAGAACAAACTCAACAGCATAGAACTCAAAGGAGTCTTCACAAAACAGAACGACCCGTCCAG GTTTAAGACTCTCCACTGCCTGCTCTACCCAGACACCCGCTGGTGCCCCCAGCAGTACGCCCTTTGA